In Rhodanobacter humi, the genomic stretch CGCCACCGCGCTGCACGAGGCCTTGCATGCGCACGGCTTGCCGGCAGCAACGGTGACGCTCGTGGAAGATTTGCGCCGCGACACCATGGTCGAGCTGCTGCAGCTCACCGACATCGTCGACCTCGCGATCCCGCGCGGCGGCGAGGGGTTGATCCGCTTCGTGGCCGAGCACGCGCGCGTGCCGGTGATCAAGCACTACAAGGGCGTGTGCCATCTCTACGTGGACCGCGCGGCCGATCTCGATCTGGCGCTGGACCTGCTGATCGACGGCAAGACCTCGCGTCCCGGCGTGTGCAACGCGCTGGAAACCCTGCTGGTGCATCGCGACGTGGCCGCCGACTTCCTGCCGCGCGCCGCGCAGGCGCTGCGCGAACGCGGCGTGGAATGGCGCGGCGACGCGGCCAGCCGCGCGCTGGTGCCCGACATGCATGCGGCCAGCGAGGACGACTACGCTGCCGAGTTCCTCGATCTGATCCTCGCCGTGCGCGTGGTGGACGACCTCGACGAAGCCATCGCCCATATCCGCCGCTACGGCTCCGACCACACCGAAGTCATCGCCACCCGCGACGAAGCCGCGGCGCAACGCTTCGTGCAGGCGGTCCGCTCGGCGGTGGTGATGGTCAATGCTTCGTCGCGCTTCAGCGACGGCGGCGAACTGGGCCTCGGCGCCGAGATCGGCATCTCCACCACGCGGCTGCATGCCTACGGCCCCATGGGTGCCGAATCGCTCACCGTGGAGCGTTTCGTGGTGCACGGGGAGGGGCAGGTGAGGCATCCGCGGACCTGATCCGGTCATCGCGCGAGGTTGCTGTTGCCGGCCCGGCTCTTGGCCTCCCATATCGTTCACCCGGACCTGACGGGTCGTGGTATCCAATGCGTGCCGGTTCCCGCCGGGAGCCGCGCAGGCACACCGTCCGTTCGCCCTTCCCATCGCATCGGCGCCGGCAGGCATGCCCGTCGATTCCATGCGAGGAGTGTCGTGTGAACTTTCGCCTCATCCCCGCGGTATGCCGCAAGCCAGCATGACATTGCGAACCATCCAGGCTCTCCTGCCTGCCCAGCGCGTCATCGACGACGGCGACATGCTGTTGTGGCGCGCGTTGCCGCTGCCGGCGCGCTCGTCGCTGGGGCCGTTCGTGTTCATCGACCACTACCAGCACCGCAGCCGCCGCGGCATCGGCGATGCACCGCATCCGCACGCCGGCATCGAGGTGATCAGCTACCTGCTGGAGGGTGGCGTCGAGCATCGCGACAGTGCAGGTTTTCACGATCGACTGGGACCGGGCGATGCGCAGTGGATACGCGCAGGGCGCGGCATGCTGCACGCCGAGCAACCCACCGGTGGTCGTCACGGCCTGCAGCTGTGGACCAGCCTGCCGCCCGCGCAGAAACATGCCGAGCCCGCCTACGCCTCGTTCCGTGCCGCCGACATCCCCGAAATCCAGCGCGACGGCGCGCAGGTTCGGGTCATCGCCGGTTCGCTGGAAAGCGCCCGGGGGCCGATGCAGACCGCGACCCCGACCCTCTTTGCGCATATCCATCTGGCGCCGGGTGCCAGCGTCACGCTGCCGGTCGATCCCGGCATGGAGCTGGGCCTGTACGTCACGGATGGCCATATCGTCGGCGGCCCTGGTCGGGCGCTCGGTGCGGAGGCGCTGGCCGTGCTCTCGCCCGGCGAGCAAGTCAGCGTGACTGCCACCCGTGATGGCCCCGC encodes the following:
- a CDS encoding glutamate-5-semialdehyde dehydrogenase, which produces MSEIRSLALACREAVPTIAALDSAAKATLLRDMATALEARCDDVLAANARDMAAAAAKGVQGAMLDRLRLDAARVAGIAAALREVAELPDPVGQVTRRETRPNGLTVERVRIPLGVIAMIYEARPNVTADAAALCLKAGNAVILRGGSEAIHSNTAIATALHEALHAHGLPAATVTLVEDLRRDTMVELLQLTDIVDLAIPRGGEGLIRFVAEHARVPVIKHYKGVCHLYVDRAADLDLALDLLIDGKTSRPGVCNALETLLVHRDVAADFLPRAAQALRERGVEWRGDAASRALVPDMHAASEDDYAAEFLDLILAVRVVDDLDEAIAHIRRYGSDHTEVIATRDEAAAQRFVQAVRSAVVMVNASSRFSDGGELGLGAEIGISTTRLHAYGPMGAESLTVERFVVHGEGQVRHPRT
- a CDS encoding pirin family protein, which codes for MTLRTIQALLPAQRVIDDGDMLLWRALPLPARSSLGPFVFIDHYQHRSRRGIGDAPHPHAGIEVISYLLEGGVEHRDSAGFHDRLGPGDAQWIRAGRGMLHAEQPTGGRHGLQLWTSLPPAQKHAEPAYASFRAADIPEIQRDGAQVRVIAGSLESARGPMQTATPTLFAHIHLAPGASVTLPVDPGMELGLYVTDGHIVGGPGRALGAEALAVLSPGEQVSVTATRDGPASVALLGGEPAEGPILFSGPFVMDTPERLAQAKHDFASGKMGRLDGVPF